In a single window of the Acidaminococcales bacterium genome:
- the groL gene encoding chaperonin GroEL (60 kDa chaperone family; promotes refolding of misfolded polypeptides especially under stressful conditions; forms two stacked rings of heptamers to form a barrel-shaped 14mer; ends can be capped by GroES; misfolded proteins enter the barrel where they are refolded when GroES binds) has protein sequence MAKQIAFNEEARRSLERGVNALADVVKVTLGPKGRNVVLDKKFGAPSITNDGVTIAREIELEDPFENMGAQLVKEVATKTNDVAGDGTTTATLLAQAMVREGMKNVAAGANPMVLKRGIQKAVDILVAEIKDVAKKVDSKDAIAQVASISASDEEIGGLIADAMDKVGKDGVITVEESKTMGTELETVEGMQFDRGYISPYMATDPDKMEAVLSEPYILITDRKINVINDLLPVLEKVVQQGRELLIIAEDVEGEALATLVVNKLRGTFKAVAVKAPGFGDRRKAMLEDISILTGGTVISEEVGRKLDSVDIADLGRARQVRVTKELTTIVDGSGEKKLITARIGQIRLQIEETTSDFDREKLQERLAKLSGGVAVIKVGAATEVELKEKKLRIEDALNATRAAVEEGIVAGGGVTLIDIQPALEKIKASGDEKTGVDIVYRAIEEPVRQIANNAGMEGSVVVANLKVKGKGVGFNVLTEKYENMIEAGIVDPAKVTRSALQNAASIAAMILTTESLVADKPAKEAPLPGGGMGGMGGMGGMM, from the coding sequence ATGGCAAAACAGATTGCATTCAATGAGGAAGCCCGCCGCTCGCTTGAGCGCGGCGTGAACGCCCTCGCCGACGTCGTAAAGGTAACGCTCGGCCCCAAGGGGCGCAATGTCGTATTGGACAAAAAGTTTGGCGCTCCGTCCATCACCAACGATGGCGTAACTATCGCCCGTGAGATAGAATTGGAAGATCCTTTTGAAAATATGGGCGCGCAATTGGTCAAAGAAGTGGCCACCAAAACCAACGACGTAGCGGGCGATGGCACTACCACCGCCACTCTCCTGGCGCAGGCCATGGTGCGCGAAGGCATGAAAAATGTTGCCGCGGGCGCAAACCCGATGGTATTGAAGCGCGGCATACAAAAAGCCGTGGACATTTTGGTCGCCGAAATAAAAGATGTCGCCAAAAAGGTGGATTCCAAAGACGCCATCGCCCAGGTCGCTTCCATATCGGCCTCCGACGAGGAGATTGGCGGCCTGATTGCCGACGCTATGGACAAAGTCGGCAAAGACGGCGTCATCACCGTCGAGGAATCAAAAACCATGGGCACGGAACTGGAAACAGTAGAAGGGATGCAATTTGACCGCGGCTACATCTCCCCCTACATGGCCACCGATCCTGACAAGATGGAAGCGGTGCTCAGCGAGCCTTACATTTTGATTACCGACCGCAAAATAAACGTCATCAACGACCTTCTGCCCGTGCTGGAAAAAGTCGTGCAGCAAGGCCGCGAACTGCTGATTATTGCCGAAGACGTCGAAGGCGAGGCTTTGGCCACCCTTGTCGTCAACAAACTGCGCGGCACCTTCAAGGCCGTGGCGGTAAAAGCGCCCGGTTTCGGCGACAGGAGAAAGGCCATGCTCGAAGACATTTCCATCCTGACCGGCGGCACGGTCATCTCCGAAGAAGTCGGCCGCAAACTTGACAGCGTGGACATTGCCGACCTTGGCCGTGCCCGCCAGGTACGCGTAACCAAAGAACTTACGACGATCGTCGACGGTTCCGGCGAAAAGAAATTGATCACCGCCCGCATCGGGCAGATCCGCCTCCAGATAGAAGAAACCACTTCCGATTTTGACCGGGAGAAACTTCAGGAAAGGCTTGCCAAACTGTCCGGCGGCGTGGCCGTGATCAAAGTCGGCGCCGCCACCGAAGTTGAACTCAAAGAAAAGAAACTGCGCATAGAAGACGCGCTGAACGCTACGCGGGCGGCGGTGGAAGAGGGCATTGTCGCCGGCGGCGGCGTAACCCTTATCGACATACAGCCGGCCCTGGAAAAAATCAAAGCGTCCGGGGACGAAAAAACCGGCGTAGACATCGTATACCGCGCCATTGAAGAACCCGTGCGCCAAATCGCCAACAACGCCGGCATGGAAGGCTCGGTGGTCGTAGCCAATCTGAAAGTCAAAGGCAAGGGCGTAGGCTTTAACGTCCTGACCGAAAAATACGAAAACATGATTGAAGCCGGCATAGTGGATCCGGCAAAGGTTACCCGTTCCGCTTTGCAAAACGCCGCCAGCATTGCGGCGATGATCCTGACCACCGAAAGCCTCGTCGCCGACAAACCGGCGAAAGAGGCGCCCCTCCCCGGCGGCGGCATGGGCGGCATGGGCGGCATGGGCGGCATGATGTAG
- a CDS encoding ATP-binding cassette domain-containing protein, with amino-acid sequence MAILELMNVTKKYGSDVILSDASFALAPGTSLAITGESGGGKTTLLSLAGLLQDASSGRIMLDGRETAQATKAEKAKLRGNYYGFIFQRARLVNSLNALENVLAPVRFIRRGKDSGQKARALLAALGLEGKMHCRPQELSLGQLRRVALARALLTNPPILLADEPTNDLDQENARIVSEQLFLACAGGSAAIIVTHDCRLAESCDRWLHLKQGALQEKKRPL; translated from the coding sequence TTGGCCATTTTAGAATTAATGAACGTAACAAAAAAATACGGCAGCGACGTAATTTTGTCCGATGCCAGCTTCGCGCTCGCGCCGGGGACTTCTTTGGCGATAACGGGCGAATCGGGCGGCGGCAAGACCACCCTTTTGTCCCTCGCCGGTTTGTTGCAGGACGCCAGCTCCGGGCGGATAATGCTGGACGGGCGCGAAACGGCGCAAGCCACGAAGGCGGAAAAAGCGAAACTCAGGGGGAATTATTACGGGTTCATATTCCAAAGGGCCAGGCTGGTAAACTCCCTGAACGCCCTGGAAAATGTCCTTGCGCCCGTCCGTTTTATACGGCGGGGCAAAGACAGCGGGCAAAAAGCGCGGGCTTTGTTGGCGGCGCTAGGGCTTGAGGGCAAAATGCACTGCCGCCCGCAGGAACTTAGCCTGGGGCAGTTGCGGCGGGTAGCGCTGGCCAGGGCGCTTTTGACCAATCCCCCCATCTTGCTCGCCGACGAGCCGACTAACGACCTTGACCAGGAAAACGCGCGCATCGTTTCCGAACAATTGTTTTTAGCCTGCGCCGGGGGCAGCGCCGCCATTATCGTCACGCACGACTGCCGTCTGGCCGAAAGCTGCGATAGATGGCTCCATCTGAAGCAGGGCGCTTTGCAAGAAAAAAAGCGCCCCTTGTAA
- a CDS encoding DUF4418 family protein, with product MNKVYKGLSAFSLLISLWLLAIARLFPICSGLGNGRPMPCHYTYQAVFLFALLAAIASLGLFALRTDEAKAAAGFFVFAVGVFILALPQSWASGICAHGGSCAKTAFFSNIGAAALAASGAFLCFSRLRMLRLRSEG from the coding sequence ATGAATAAGGTGTATAAAGGACTGTCGGCATTTTCTCTTTTGATCAGTTTGTGGCTGCTGGCCATAGCGCGCCTTTTCCCGATCTGTTCCGGGCTTGGCAACGGCCGGCCCATGCCTTGCCATTATACTTATCAGGCAGTGTTCCTGTTCGCTTTGCTGGCGGCGATCGCGTCTTTGGGCCTTTTCGCCCTGCGCACGGACGAAGCGAAGGCCGCGGCCGGATTTTTTGTTTTCGCCGTCGGCGTGTTTATATTGGCTTTGCCGCAAAGCTGGGCGTCAGGCATTTGCGCGCACGGCGGCTCTTGCGCGAAAACCGCTTTTTTCTCGAACATCGGCGCGGCCGCTTTGGCGGCCAGCGGCGCGTTTCTATGTTTTTCGCGCCTGCGGATGCTAAGGCTTCGTTCTGAAGGTTAG
- a CDS encoding helix-turn-helix domain-containing protein, protein MRINEHNSGNDAFGRWRDEMDGYVKAEEMAARWNVSARQVQWLCKNGKIESAPKFGNAWAIPDGGHKPTRTGKRKPGRKPKEQCPAIRKRAKMKKDVASAVYQAFGRRHF, encoded by the coding sequence TTGCGCATAAACGAACATAATAGCGGCAATGACGCATTTGGACGTTGGAGGGACGAGATGGACGGATATGTCAAAGCGGAAGAAATGGCGGCGCGTTGGAACGTGTCTGCGCGCCAAGTTCAATGGCTTTGCAAAAACGGCAAGATTGAAAGCGCGCCGAAATTCGGAAATGCTTGGGCCATCCCGGATGGCGGCCACAAGCCAACGCGCACGGGGAAACGGAAACCCGGGCGCAAGCCGAAAGAACAATGCCCGGCAATTCGCAAGCGGGCAAAAATGAAAAAGGATGTTGCAAGCGCCGTTTATCAAGCGTTTGGGCGTCGACACTTTTGA
- a CDS encoding HD-GYP domain-containing protein: MGIKRVTVDSLKVGMMLAEPIVIRNNIIQNSEEPLSADALRQVRDYGKLFSLSILFPDNDKQSDVSAKDDDISDFSFGKRNIEDYTTEEKKVVIEKYVGTVSYVKNVFDIANQFNTISLDDVMSMAKSTVDGLLDNYSLVHVMKNLRGRDDYTYQHSVNVGVLAGIIGRWLKMDEIQIDTLVLAGMMHDIGKAKIPKEIVNKPGKLDAAEFELMKQHTVEGYKILTNVDGIPEDVRLSALQHHERIDGSGYPLGLKAESIRDFSKIIAVADTYDAVTTDRVYQPKRPPLAVMEILDDEMFKKMDARSCLSMLVQIRDSLQGKRVVLKNGESGTIVFVGKHGTDDLVVRTDKGRSINIGKSNYHKEISKYLG, from the coding sequence ATGGGGATAAAAAGAGTAACCGTTGACAGCCTGAAAGTTGGAATGATGCTGGCTGAACCGATCGTGATAAGAAACAACATCATTCAAAACAGCGAGGAACCATTGTCGGCGGACGCGCTCCGGCAAGTGCGGGATTATGGCAAACTTTTTTCTTTGAGCATATTGTTTCCCGACAACGACAAACAATCGGATGTTTCCGCCAAAGACGACGATATTTCCGATTTTTCTTTTGGCAAGCGCAATATTGAAGATTATACGACGGAAGAAAAAAAAGTCGTCATAGAAAAATATGTGGGGACGGTCTCTTACGTTAAAAATGTTTTTGACATAGCCAACCAATTCAACACTATTTCCCTTGACGATGTCATGAGCATGGCCAAAAGCACCGTTGACGGCCTCCTTGACAACTATTCCCTTGTGCACGTGATGAAGAACCTGCGCGGCCGGGATGATTACACTTACCAACATTCCGTGAACGTCGGCGTCCTGGCCGGCATTATCGGGCGCTGGCTTAAAATGGACGAAATCCAGATCGACACCCTTGTCCTGGCGGGAATGATGCATGACATAGGCAAGGCAAAAATTCCCAAAGAAATAGTAAACAAGCCGGGCAAACTGGATGCCGCCGAATTTGAGCTGATGAAGCAGCACACGGTAGAAGGCTACAAAATTTTGACCAATGTGGACGGCATCCCGGAAGATGTCCGGCTGTCCGCGTTGCAGCATCACGAACGGATTGACGGCAGCGGTTATCCGCTTGGGCTGAAAGCCGAATCCATACGCGACTTTTCAAAAATAATAGCGGTTGCCGACACTTACGATGCCGTAACCACCGACCGCGTCTACCAGCCCAAACGTCCGCCGCTGGCCGTTATGGAAATACTTGACGATGAAATGTTCAAAAAGATGGACGCGCGCAGTTGTTTGTCCATGTTAGTGCAGATACGCGACTCCCTGCAAGGCAAGCGCGTTGTTTTGAAAAACGGCGAAAGCGGCACCATTGTGTTCGTCGGCAAACATGGGACGGACGATCTGGTCGTCAGGACGGACAAAGGGCGCAGCATCAACATCGGCAAAAGCAATTACCATAAAGAAATCAGCAAATACCTCGGGTAA